The following proteins are encoded in a genomic region of Desulfuribacillus stibiiarsenatis:
- the ftsX gene encoding permease-like cell division protein FtsX: MRISTVGRHLREGYKNLSRNSWMSFAAVGAVSVSLFILGVFLLLAMNVSYMAEKLEEQVEIRVFVDELANENEVEAIDAKLRSLVDVKEVVFISKEEGLEILKKGLGEESSVLDGLENENPLRDAFYVKSFHPRQVGDLAKKIEKIPFVAEVKYGRDTVEALFSVTTIVRNVGLIFSIGLAFTSLFLIANTIRLTIYARRKEIEIMKLCGATNWFIRWPFFLEGMWMGFLGSLLPILLIGVGYFELLRRQKTSIYFLELMPFDPFIYQLAILLTGSGVFIGVIGSMMSVRRFLKI, encoded by the coding sequence ATGCGAATTAGTACAGTAGGTCGCCATCTCCGTGAAGGTTATAAAAATCTTTCTCGTAATTCATGGATGTCTTTTGCTGCTGTAGGGGCAGTTTCAGTATCGCTATTTATTTTGGGTGTATTTCTTCTCCTAGCGATGAATGTTAGTTATATGGCGGAAAAACTAGAAGAACAAGTAGAAATTCGAGTATTTGTGGATGAATTAGCAAATGAGAATGAAGTAGAGGCTATTGATGCCAAGTTAAGGTCCTTAGTAGATGTGAAGGAAGTTGTATTTATCTCTAAGGAAGAAGGCCTAGAGATTTTGAAGAAAGGCTTAGGAGAAGAGTCATCTGTCCTTGATGGTTTAGAAAATGAGAATCCATTACGGGATGCATTTTATGTGAAAAGCTTCCATCCTCGTCAAGTCGGAGATTTAGCGAAAAAGATTGAGAAGATTCCTTTTGTCGCGGAAGTGAAATATGGACGTGACACTGTGGAAGCACTGTTTAGCGTGACAACGATTGTTCGAAATGTGGGACTTATATTTTCTATAGGACTCGCTTTTACATCATTATTTTTGATTGCGAATACAATACGTCTTACAATTTATGCAAGACGTAAAGAAATAGAGATTATGAAACTTTGCGGTGCTACCAATTGGTTTATTCGTTGGCCGTTTTTCTTGGAAGGCATGTGGATGGGTTTTCTGGGTTCGTTATTACCAATTCTTTTAATAGGAGTGGGATATTTCGAACTGCTTCGTAGGCAGAAAACTTCTATTTATTTCTTAGAATTAATGCCATTTGATCCTTTTATTTATCAACTAGCAATACTGTTGACAGGATCTGGTGTATTCATCGGTGTTATTGGAAGTATGATGTCTGTCCGTCGTTTTTTGAAGATTTAG
- the fliS gene encoding flagellar export chaperone FliS — protein sequence MTSIVVTKEEVYKKKPEELTMLLYEALEKNLIEAAQGIESNQMGLANSKLQKANDIIQRLGAGINYEAGIIADQLHVLYEYLAEKVIVANQHKNQNLCKEVLVIVKRLSDSWKEAMDLAKKGTAGVKRKTGSYDDQIDFASSYTAATAEKALDYKK from the coding sequence TTGACAAGCATAGTGGTAACAAAAGAAGAAGTATATAAGAAGAAACCAGAAGAACTAACAATGCTATTATACGAGGCACTAGAAAAGAATTTGATAGAAGCGGCTCAAGGTATCGAGAGCAACCAGATGGGTTTGGCAAACAGCAAGCTCCAAAAGGCCAATGATATTATTCAGCGTTTAGGGGCTGGAATTAATTACGAAGCAGGAATTATAGCAGATCAGCTGCATGTTCTATATGAATATTTAGCAGAAAAAGTCATAGTAGCAAACCAGCACAAAAATCAGAATCTATGCAAGGAAGTTTTAGTTATAGTCAAAAGACTTTCTGATTCTTGGAAAGAAGCTATGGACTTAGCGAAAAAGGGAACAGCTGGCGTGAAACGAAAAACTGGTAGCTATGACGATCAAATTGATTTCGCGTCAAGTTATACAGCTGCAACAGCAGAGAAAGCTCTTGATTATAAAAAATAG
- a CDS encoding YaaR family protein: MEVNRIQRTGTTKATAKSEGMTEKITFTEIMQGKRDAAQVEKFNQRLVEIEKQGQRLAEHRTVEDLNKFKKLVKDMMDDTVKFGLSLEERQGFNRRGRSKIYKIIKEVDKKLLEVTDAVLDSQKKNLEVLSLVGEIKGLLINVYT, translated from the coding sequence ATGGAAGTAAATCGCATACAACGGACGGGTACTACGAAAGCGACTGCTAAATCCGAAGGGATGACAGAAAAAATAACTTTTACAGAAATCATGCAAGGGAAGCGCGATGCCGCTCAAGTGGAAAAGTTCAATCAAAGATTAGTAGAGATTGAAAAACAGGGTCAGCGCCTAGCGGAACATCGAACGGTTGAAGACTTAAATAAATTCAAGAAGCTTGTCAAAGATATGATGGATGACACTGTTAAGTTTGGTCTAAGTCTTGAAGAACGCCAAGGCTTTAATCGCCGTGGACGCAGTAAAATATATAAAATTATTAAAGAAGTAGATAAAAAGCTCCTAGAAGTTACAGATGCTGTGCTAGATTCTCAAAAGAAAAATCTCGAGGTGCTTTCCCTAGTAGGTGAAATTAAAGGTTTGTTAATCAATGTCTATACGTAA
- a CDS encoding flagellin codes for MRINNNIQALNAYNNLSKNQFKTSRNLEKLSSGLRINRASDDAAGLAISEKMRGQIRGLSMAEKNALDGISVIQTAEGALSSVHAMLQRMRELAVQAANDTYTTSDRTEIQEEINQLLASIDDAAQNTEFNTKKLLDGSFATSGTALQLQIGANAGQKIAVTIGEMGTSGLSLTGLSVLNHDDASTAIDTVNTAIEAVSSLRSKLGALQNRLEHTMNNLATARENLTAAESRIRDADMALEMTDFTRNNIINQAATAMLAQANQLPQGVLQLLQ; via the coding sequence GTGAGAATTAATAATAATATACAAGCGCTAAATGCGTATAATAATTTAAGTAAGAATCAGTTTAAAACATCTAGAAACCTAGAGAAACTATCATCAGGCCTTCGCATTAACCGTGCATCAGATGATGCAGCTGGATTAGCGATTTCTGAGAAAATGCGTGGTCAGATTCGTGGGTTAAGTATGGCTGAGAAGAACGCTTTAGACGGGATTTCGGTTATTCAGACAGCAGAGGGTGCTTTGTCAAGTGTCCATGCGATGCTTCAGCGTATGAGAGAACTGGCGGTGCAAGCAGCAAATGACACTTACACTACTTCTGACCGAACAGAGATTCAAGAAGAGATTAATCAGCTATTAGCATCGATTGATGATGCTGCTCAAAACACAGAGTTTAACACGAAAAAGTTACTAGATGGTTCTTTTGCAACTTCTGGTACTGCTTTACAACTCCAAATTGGGGCTAATGCAGGCCAAAAAATTGCAGTTACAATCGGTGAAATGGGTACTAGTGGATTAAGTTTAACGGGCCTAAGCGTATTAAACCATGATGACGCTAGCACTGCGATTGATACTGTAAATACGGCTATTGAAGCTGTTTCATCGCTCCGTTCCAAATTGGGAGCACTTCAAAACCGCCTGGAGCATACAATGAACAATCTTGCGACAGCCCGTGAAAACTTAACGGCTGCAGAATCACGCATCCGTGATGCTGATATGGCGTTAGAAATGACTGATTTTACACGAAATAATATTATTAACCAGGCAGCAACAGCGATGCTTGCACAAGCCAACCAATTGCCACAAGGTGTATTACAATTACTTCAATAG
- a CDS encoding EscU/YscU/HrcU family type III secretion system export apparatus switch protein — translation MMQKWFNQKKKRELSGPSAVALQYKEGEDDKPVVIAHGRGAVAQRILDLAKENDVPMQEDASLVSDLIDMDLGSSVPPQLYHVIAEVLIMLEEIENS, via the coding sequence ATGATGCAAAAATGGTTCAATCAGAAAAAGAAACGAGAACTTAGTGGTCCTTCTGCCGTTGCACTGCAATATAAAGAAGGAGAAGATGATAAACCAGTCGTCATTGCCCATGGACGTGGTGCTGTCGCACAAAGAATATTAGACTTAGCAAAAGAAAACGATGTGCCGATGCAAGAGGACGCATCCCTTGTAAGTGACTTGATTGATATGGATTTAGGCTCGAGTGTTCCACCGCAGTTGTATCATGTAATCGCAGAGGTTTTGATTATGTTAGAAGAAATAGAAAACTCCTAA
- a CDS encoding PDZ domain-containing protein has protein sequence MFPFADIGLAILHNMKFLLLNPFIYVVILLITLQYRRMIEKERSMYSVRINSVADQTIQSIGFGFLGGLFATALLLVVGVVLNPYDMVYVWVVAVFVALINIRYLCFSYATGILGILAFVTMLLPNGETLPLIGGLWTGVSQLNVPMLIALVAILHLTEAMLIWIHGDKKASPVFLSGSRGKLVGGFTMQKFWLVPLFIIVAIDPASLQMSPSTSPDGGGTILFPDWWPLLPLSTLLGSGVILGMLPVPAVLGYGDIAVSRTPRQKAKQTAKWLALYSVVLLMLGLVSQYSPWLLLLAALFSAVAHESIIVFTQRKEFLDTPMYSKPLKGVRILQVLPNSTAQKLGLTSGEVILKVNGFPIYHKSELHYALSLQPVYVKLEIEDLNGEIKFAQTALYQGEHHSLGIILVPDDDATHYVKINIDNPLKMLWKKFRR, from the coding sequence ATGTTTCCGTTTGCAGATATTGGTTTGGCTATTTTGCACAACATGAAATTCTTGCTATTGAATCCATTCATTTATGTGGTAATTTTACTAATTACCTTGCAATATCGAAGGATGATTGAAAAAGAACGGAGTATGTACTCCGTTCGTATCAATTCAGTAGCAGACCAGACAATTCAATCGATTGGCTTTGGTTTTTTAGGTGGGTTGTTTGCAACGGCCTTACTACTAGTTGTCGGGGTCGTTTTAAATCCCTATGACATGGTTTACGTCTGGGTTGTCGCTGTGTTTGTTGCGCTGATTAACATACGTTATTTATGTTTTTCATACGCAACAGGAATCTTAGGCATTCTGGCATTCGTGACCATGTTACTACCGAATGGCGAAACACTGCCATTGATTGGCGGTTTATGGACGGGTGTATCGCAGTTGAATGTTCCTATGCTAATCGCTCTCGTTGCGATATTACATCTTACGGAAGCTATGCTGATTTGGATTCATGGGGATAAAAAGGCAAGCCCAGTATTTTTAAGTGGGAGTAGAGGCAAGCTAGTCGGTGGATTTACGATGCAAAAGTTTTGGCTGGTCCCATTATTTATCATTGTTGCGATTGACCCTGCAAGTTTACAAATGTCACCTAGTACTTCTCCAGATGGAGGGGGTACTATTCTTTTTCCAGATTGGTGGCCGTTACTGCCCCTTTCAACACTGCTTGGCAGTGGCGTGATTCTAGGCATGCTGCCTGTGCCAGCGGTGCTAGGCTATGGTGATATTGCAGTGTCACGCACACCACGACAAAAAGCAAAGCAAACGGCTAAATGGTTGGCTTTATATAGCGTAGTTTTACTTATGTTAGGACTTGTAAGCCAATACTCACCTTGGTTACTGCTATTGGCAGCATTGTTTTCCGCTGTAGCCCATGAGTCGATAATTGTTTTTACTCAGCGCAAGGAATTCTTAGACACACCTATGTATAGTAAGCCATTAAAGGGAGTTCGCATCCTACAAGTACTACCGAATAGTACTGCACAAAAACTTGGACTTACATCAGGTGAAGTAATTCTTAAGGTGAACGGGTTTCCAATCTATCATAAATCTGAACTTCACTATGCATTATCGTTACAGCCTGTGTATGTGAAACTTGAGATTGAAGATTTAAATGGTGAAATTAAATTTGCCCAAACCGCTTTGTATCAAGGAGAACACCATTCTTTAGGAATTATCTTAGTACCGGACGATGACGCAACCCATTATGTAAAAATAAATATCGATAATCCTTTAAAAATGTTATGGAAAAAATTCAGAAGATAA
- the uvrB gene encoding excinuclease ABC subunit UvrB, producing MFEVVSEYQPKGDQPKAIEEIVQSVEQEKQRFTTLLGVTGSGKTFTMAQAIAKLQRPTLVLAHNKTLAAQLCSEFKEFLPNNAVEYFVSYYDYYQPEAYIPHSDTYIEKDSKINDEIDKLRHSATSSLFERRDVVIVASVSSIYGLGSPEDYRNLLVSLRVGMEQNRDDVLRKLVSIQYERNDINFTRGTFRVRGDTLEIFPASRSEHAVRVEFFGDEIDRITEIDVLTGEIIGERKHIAIFPASHFVTTEENVKRAVVAIEKELEERLKEFRDNGKLLEAQRLEQRTRYDMEMMLEVGFCSGIENYSRHLTGREPGSTPYTLLDYFPDDFLVVVDESHVMLPQVRGMYEGDRSRKQTLIDHGFRLPSAADNRPLRFEEFMKRINQAVFVSATPGPFEIETSTKVVEQIIRPTGLIDPVIDVRPTKGQIDDLLHEIRQRIEKKERVLVTTLTKKMSEDLTSYMGDVGIKVRYLHSEIKTIERMQILRDLRLGVFDVLIGINLLREGLDLPEVSLVAILDADKEGFLRGERSLIQTIGRAARNVSGTVIMYGDKMTNAMEVAIRETNRRREIQVAYNEAHGITPQTINKSIREVIEATKAAESKAEYLPKNPLQTMTKDERKQYIQRLEEQMKQAAKDLQFERAADLRDLIIELKGS from the coding sequence ATGTTCGAAGTGGTCTCTGAATATCAGCCAAAGGGTGACCAACCAAAGGCAATTGAAGAAATCGTTCAATCTGTTGAACAGGAGAAACAACGATTTACAACACTTTTAGGAGTTACTGGGTCGGGAAAGACATTTACTATGGCCCAGGCGATTGCCAAATTACAACGACCAACATTAGTGTTAGCCCATAATAAGACGCTTGCGGCACAGCTTTGCAGTGAGTTTAAAGAATTTTTACCAAATAACGCTGTTGAGTATTTTGTAAGCTATTACGACTATTATCAACCAGAGGCATATATTCCTCATTCTGACACTTATATTGAAAAAGATTCAAAAATTAACGATGAAATTGATAAATTACGACATTCAGCAACTAGCTCTTTATTTGAGCGTAGAGACGTTGTCATTGTAGCCAGCGTTTCAAGTATCTATGGTTTGGGATCTCCGGAAGATTATCGCAATCTTTTAGTTTCCTTGCGCGTAGGGATGGAGCAAAATCGCGATGATGTGTTACGTAAGCTGGTATCGATTCAGTATGAGCGAAATGATATTAACTTTACCCGTGGTACTTTTAGAGTCCGTGGCGATACATTAGAGATATTTCCTGCATCTCGCAGTGAGCACGCGGTTCGTGTAGAATTTTTCGGAGATGAAATTGATCGTATAACAGAAATCGATGTCCTCACAGGAGAAATCATCGGTGAACGTAAGCACATTGCAATTTTCCCGGCTTCCCACTTTGTTACTACAGAAGAGAACGTGAAACGTGCGGTTGTAGCGATTGAGAAGGAATTAGAAGAACGGCTGAAGGAGTTCCGAGATAATGGAAAGCTGCTAGAAGCGCAACGATTAGAGCAACGAACGCGCTACGACATGGAGATGATGTTAGAGGTAGGTTTCTGCTCTGGTATCGAGAACTACTCCAGACATTTAACAGGTAGAGAACCAGGTTCTACACCATACACCTTACTCGACTATTTTCCAGACGATTTTCTTGTCGTCGTGGATGAGTCACACGTCATGCTTCCGCAGGTTCGGGGGATGTATGAAGGAGACCGATCGCGCAAGCAAACATTAATTGATCACGGTTTCCGACTTCCTTCTGCTGCCGATAACCGCCCTTTGCGATTTGAGGAATTTATGAAGCGGATTAACCAAGCGGTCTTCGTGTCTGCTACGCCAGGACCTTTTGAAATTGAGACAAGCACAAAGGTTGTAGAACAGATTATTCGTCCAACGGGCTTGATTGATCCGGTCATTGATGTACGTCCGACGAAGGGGCAGATTGATGATTTACTGCACGAAATTCGCCAACGTATTGAGAAAAAAGAGCGTGTACTAGTAACCACACTAACGAAAAAGATGTCTGAGGATTTAACCAGCTATATGGGCGACGTCGGGATTAAAGTCCGTTACCTCCACTCAGAGATTAAAACGATTGAACGTATGCAAATTCTTCGTGATCTTCGACTCGGAGTTTTTGATGTATTAATTGGAATCAACTTATTGAGAGAAGGTTTAGATTTGCCAGAGGTATCGTTAGTGGCAATCTTAGATGCAGATAAGGAAGGTTTCCTTCGTGGTGAACGGTCTCTGATTCAGACGATTGGACGTGCTGCGCGTAACGTAAGTGGTACGGTCATCATGTATGGTGATAAAATGACAAATGCTATGGAAGTAGCGATTCGTGAAACCAATCGACGGAGAGAAATCCAGGTTGCATATAACGAGGCGCATGGAATTACGCCTCAGACCATCAATAAATCGATCCGTGAAGTGATAGAGGCAACGAAGGCAGCGGAGAGTAAAGCAGAGTATTTACCAAAGAATCCATTGCAGACAATGACCAAAGATGAGAGAAAACAATATATTCAGAGATTAGAGGAGCAAATGAAGCAAGCGGCTAAGGATTTGCAGTTTGAACGTGCCGCCGATTTACGAGATTTAATTATAGAATTAAAAGGATCTTAA
- a CDS encoding murein hydrolase activator EnvC family protein: MRNLSILKALPVLLVLALVLTIVTPMHGSANQMLELQTKMDAIKKRQSESQAKAKDIQQGINSVKQQERSVVTQINQIHHEIELKELELNQLTLDIEQTETQIEITTLELQEAEQRIINRDSVLKSRVRSMYENGQVSYLEVLLGSSDFVDFLNRYEALSLIVEQDFRILKEDQQDRDMIQVKKDEIEEQFAQLQSLKEQAEFAKADLSDKEKKQKVELAELKDNRSSLQKQLDEEEAAQKKLIQELNEVTKQFQRIYRGTGAFTHPVPEHTRMSSNYGTRVDPITGKKGVWHNGVDFAAKTGTPILAAEDGVVILSGWVRGFGYTVILDHGSQITTLYGHASQLLVKEGQTVQRGQQIAKVGSTGNSTGPHLHFTVYENGKDVSPWNYIKQ, translated from the coding sequence ATGAGGAATCTATCGATTTTAAAAGCACTACCTGTTTTACTAGTGTTAGCTCTAGTACTTACAATTGTTACCCCAATGCATGGCTCGGCAAATCAAATGCTAGAGTTGCAAACTAAAATGGATGCGATTAAAAAGCGACAATCAGAGTCTCAAGCAAAAGCCAAAGATATTCAACAAGGTATTAACAGTGTGAAACAACAAGAGCGATCAGTAGTTACTCAAATTAATCAAATTCATCATGAAATCGAGTTAAAAGAATTAGAGTTAAATCAACTCACTTTAGATATTGAACAAACAGAAACGCAAATTGAAATCACTACGCTTGAATTACAGGAAGCAGAGCAAAGAATTATTAACCGCGATAGTGTTCTTAAATCGCGCGTACGCTCTATGTATGAAAATGGCCAAGTCTCTTATCTAGAGGTTTTACTAGGGTCTAGTGATTTCGTAGATTTCTTAAACCGTTATGAAGCTTTAAGTTTAATTGTTGAACAAGATTTTAGGATTCTTAAAGAAGACCAACAAGATCGAGATATGATTCAAGTAAAGAAGGATGAAATCGAAGAACAATTTGCCCAGCTTCAAAGCTTGAAAGAACAGGCTGAATTTGCGAAAGCCGATTTATCAGATAAGGAAAAGAAACAAAAGGTTGAGCTAGCGGAGCTTAAAGATAACCGAAGTTCTTTGCAGAAACAGCTAGATGAAGAAGAAGCAGCTCAAAAGAAATTGATTCAAGAATTAAATGAAGTTACAAAACAATTCCAAAGAATCTATCGAGGAACTGGTGCATTTACACATCCAGTACCTGAGCATACGCGTATGTCATCGAATTATGGGACTCGAGTTGACCCTATTACTGGGAAGAAGGGTGTATGGCATAATGGTGTTGACTTCGCCGCTAAGACAGGCACCCCGATACTAGCTGCAGAGGATGGCGTAGTGATTTTATCAGGTTGGGTTCGTGGTTTTGGATATACTGTTATATTAGATCATGGTAGCCAGATTACCACATTATATGGACACGCTAGCCAATTGTTAGTAAAAGAGGGGCAAACGGTACAGCGTGGACAGCAGATTGCAAAGGTTGGATCTACGGGAAACTCCACTGGGCCTCACTTACACTTCACTGTATATGAGAATGGTAAAGACGTATCACCATGGAATTATATTAAACAATAA
- a CDS encoding chemotaxis protein CheW, translating into MLESHEINTIQEARNQGLKTFLIRVKLLKDTQLKGVRAYMVFTKLEEYGEILKSIPASELLEKGEFEHSFELVFITKEQEEGIIEDIQNISEVEDVTIEPIGDFASTNSPRTTMTSSDTQTVVLATPNNIKEVNAPETNTVQKETAKKESPKKEEPVETSETEKKYIVFQVGSEELALPIDYVMSIERSMKITRVPNVHAFILGVINLRGIVIPVIDLKHKFTYTYSEMTDASRVIICRFENIEVGFVVDSAKDVLTVKNKFIENAPDIEKSAATEFIKSLIHLDKRIIILLDVMKLFKGSDLN; encoded by the coding sequence ATGCTAGAATCACATGAAATAAATACAATTCAAGAAGCGAGAAATCAAGGGCTAAAAACTTTTTTAATTCGTGTGAAGCTTCTTAAGGATACTCAGCTAAAAGGTGTACGTGCCTACATGGTATTTACCAAATTAGAAGAGTATGGTGAAATTTTAAAAAGCATACCAGCATCTGAATTACTGGAAAAGGGTGAATTCGAGCATTCTTTCGAGCTTGTATTTATTACAAAGGAACAAGAAGAGGGAATCATCGAAGATATTCAAAACATTTCTGAAGTAGAAGATGTGACCATAGAACCAATTGGAGATTTCGCATCAACAAATTCTCCAAGAACTACGATGACTTCTTCAGACACGCAAACAGTGGTTCTAGCAACGCCTAATAATATAAAAGAAGTAAATGCACCAGAAACAAATACAGTACAAAAAGAAACAGCAAAGAAAGAATCCCCGAAGAAAGAAGAACCAGTAGAAACATCGGAAACAGAAAAGAAATACATTGTATTTCAGGTAGGATCTGAAGAACTCGCTTTGCCAATCGATTATGTAATGTCGATTGAGCGCAGTATGAAAATTACTCGTGTGCCGAATGTGCATGCATTTATATTAGGGGTCATCAACTTACGTGGAATTGTCATTCCAGTCATTGACTTAAAGCACAAGTTCACGTATACCTATTCCGAGATGACAGATGCTTCAAGGGTCATCATCTGCCGTTTTGAAAACATTGAAGTCGGGTTTGTGGTCGATTCTGCGAAGGATGTATTAACTGTTAAGAACAAATTTATTGAAAATGCCCCTGATATTGAAAAGTCGGCAGCAACTGAATTTATTAAATCCTTAATTCACTTAGACAAGAGGATTATCATATTACTAGATGTAATGAAGTTGTTTAAAGGTAGCGATTTGAATTAA
- a CDS encoding S41 family peptidase yields MKLQIRKLLLLTMVCVALGASFYYVYDQQGASDFPPSSHAERVATTEDLTNYPKDFEKLLKAYREIDQRYIEDVPTQKLIDGAIRGMLEALDDPYTSYMNPEAAQEFDHSIQSSFEGIGAEVASEAGKVKIVSPIKGSPAERAGLLPGDLVFTVNGETVEGLTLMEAILKIRGPKGSKVVLQVQREGHRELISVEIIRDTIPIETVHAEMIEGTIGKIEITQFSLKTADRFAAELKNLKQQGMKGLIIDVRNNPGGVLETVVKICSQFIPNQGIVLQIENHKGEREVVRSTLKQSDFPVVVLMDKGSASASEILAAAAQESAGFKVVGVNSFGKGSVQTTEKFSDGSEMKFTIAKWLTPKGNWINKVGVTPDIEVQLPEVFTTGRIPSDVTLKYDDNSTNVRSLQIFLRHLGFPTDRVDGYFSRQTEKALTDFQQSKGLPMDGVVSEKVAQALNQAVVDSLKASDTQLAKAIEVLKQQMK; encoded by the coding sequence ATGAAATTGCAAATTCGCAAATTATTACTTCTCACGATGGTATGCGTTGCTTTAGGAGCAAGTTTTTATTATGTATATGACCAACAAGGCGCATCGGATTTTCCACCTTCGTCCCATGCGGAACGCGTTGCAACTACAGAAGATTTAACGAATTATCCGAAGGATTTTGAGAAACTATTAAAGGCCTATAGAGAAATTGACCAACGATATATTGAAGACGTTCCTACACAAAAGCTAATCGATGGTGCAATCCGTGGCATGTTAGAAGCATTAGATGACCCATATACTTCTTACATGAATCCAGAAGCAGCACAGGAATTTGACCATTCGATTCAATCTTCGTTTGAAGGGATTGGTGCTGAAGTCGCATCAGAAGCTGGAAAAGTGAAAATTGTCTCGCCGATCAAGGGTTCTCCGGCAGAACGAGCGGGTTTGTTACCTGGGGATTTAGTGTTCACTGTGAATGGTGAAACAGTGGAAGGGCTAACGCTAATGGAAGCGATTTTGAAAATTCGCGGTCCGAAGGGTTCTAAAGTTGTTCTTCAAGTGCAAAGAGAAGGGCACCGAGAGCTTATTTCTGTTGAAATTATTCGTGATACGATTCCCATTGAAACAGTGCACGCAGAGATGATAGAAGGAACGATTGGAAAAATTGAGATTACACAATTCTCGCTGAAGACAGCGGATCGCTTTGCTGCTGAACTGAAGAATTTAAAACAGCAGGGAATGAAAGGTCTAATTATTGACGTTCGCAATAATCCAGGGGGAGTATTAGAAACAGTAGTAAAGATATGTAGCCAGTTTATTCCGAATCAAGGGATTGTTCTACAGATTGAGAACCATAAAGGGGAACGTGAGGTCGTTCGTTCCACGTTGAAGCAAAGTGATTTCCCTGTAGTAGTACTTATGGATAAAGGAAGTGCTAGTGCTTCGGAGATATTAGCTGCTGCAGCACAAGAATCTGCTGGGTTTAAGGTTGTAGGTGTAAACTCCTTCGGCAAAGGTTCTGTACAGACGACAGAAAAATTCTCCGATGGAAGTGAAATGAAGTTTACTATAGCGAAATGGCTTACACCGAAGGGGAACTGGATTAATAAAGTCGGTGTGACACCAGATATTGAAGTGCAGCTACCGGAGGTTTTCACAACTGGTAGGATTCCTTCTGATGTAACGCTGAAATATGACGATAATAGTACCAATGTGCGAAGCCTGCAAATCTTTTTACGCCATTTAGGTTTCCCAACGGATAGAGTTGATGGGTATTTCAGTCGTCAAACGGAAAAAGCTTTAACGGATTTTCAGCAGAGCAAAGGTTTGCCGATGGATGGGGTAGTATCAGAAAAAGTCGCGCAAGCCCTGAATCAAGCAGTTGTTGACTCTTTAAAGGCTTCCGATACGCAATTAGCAAAGGCGATTGAAGTGTTGAAACAACAGATGAAATAG
- the ftsE gene encoding cell division ATP-binding protein FtsE: MIELYDVWKTYGNGVEALRGVSVKIKKGEFVYVVGPSGAGKSTFIKMLYREEKPSKGAIFVNGFNVDKIKERQIPMIRRTIGVVFQDFKLLPNLTAFENVAFALEVIETPKKQIARRVLEMLDQVGLKGKEHSKPNELSGGEQQRVSIARALVNNPAIIIADEPTGNLDPDTSWEIVRLLEDINYKGTTVIMATHNKDIVNRTKKRVLAFEGGKIARDERRGGYDDAN, from the coding sequence ATGATTGAATTGTACGATGTCTGGAAGACTTACGGTAACGGGGTCGAAGCGCTTCGTGGTGTTAGTGTGAAAATCAAAAAAGGTGAGTTTGTATATGTAGTAGGCCCGAGCGGTGCTGGAAAATCGACATTTATAAAAATGCTATATAGAGAAGAGAAACCTTCCAAAGGAGCTATTTTTGTTAATGGTTTTAACGTTGATAAAATTAAAGAGCGTCAAATCCCGATGATTCGCCGCACAATTGGTGTGGTTTTTCAGGATTTCAAACTATTACCGAACCTAACTGCATTTGAAAATGTTGCATTTGCCCTGGAGGTTATTGAAACTCCTAAGAAACAAATTGCAAGAAGAGTGTTGGAAATGTTAGATCAAGTTGGCTTAAAGGGGAAAGAGCATTCCAAACCAAATGAGTTATCGGGTGGGGAACAACAACGTGTTTCGATTGCAAGAGCACTTGTGAACAATCCTGCAATCATTATTGCTGATGAACCTACGGGGAACTTAGATCCAGATACCTCATGGGAAATTGTTCGTTTATTAGAAGATATTAATTACAAAGGAACAACTGTAATCATGGCAACCCATAATAAAGATATCGTGAATCGTACGAAAAAACGCGTGCTAGCATTCGAAGGTGGAAAAATCGCCCGCGATGAACGTCGAGGGGGGTATGACGATGCGAATTAG